A window from Nitrosopumilus adriaticus encodes these proteins:
- a CDS encoding aldehyde dehydrogenase family protein, giving the protein MTEFENEFTWGRAISQNTTDEFHEKFEKAVDDAKKEFGKKYPLIINGQEIYSDETFFVTSPSDSQITIGEFSKATISDTNDAISSAKNAFEIWSNTSYLKRAEIFRECADYFSSRKFFLTAIMTFENGKNRFEAMGDVDEAIDFMRFYAFQLEKNKGFYKQTSHPNPREKTQTIMKPYGVWGIIAPFNFPSAIAIGMTTGALITGNTAVLKPASTAPLSSFYFVNFLFSKIPNGAINFVTGSGSTLGKTLIESKDVDGIAFTGSREVGMQGFQEFTKTTTKPFISEMGGKNPAIVTKNADLDKASEGVMNAAFGFGGQKCSACSRVYVHNDVADQFISKIVEKTKKLRIGMPWQKDVFLGPVINNDAKIKFENAVNLAKQDGEILTGGIVLNSSELEKGYFVEPTIVTKLPEDHKLVKEELFLPFLCIQRYDTLDDAIKLANQTEYGLTAGIFSNDEKQLEEFFSKIQAGVVYANRFASATTAALVSSQPFVGWKNSGSTGKGAGGENYLQQFMRSQTQTRCD; this is encoded by the coding sequence TTGACTGAATTTGAAAATGAATTTACGTGGGGAAGAGCAATCTCACAAAACACCACAGATGAATTTCATGAAAAATTTGAAAAAGCGGTTGATGATGCAAAAAAAGAATTTGGTAAAAAATATCCGTTGATAATTAATGGCCAAGAAATCTATTCTGATGAAACTTTTTTTGTAACCTCCCCTTCAGATTCACAAATTACTATCGGTGAATTTTCAAAAGCAACAATCTCTGATACAAATGATGCAATATCTAGTGCAAAAAATGCATTTGAAATATGGAGCAATACATCATATCTAAAACGAGCTGAAATTTTTAGAGAATGTGCTGATTATTTTTCCTCAAGAAAATTCTTTTTGACTGCAATAATGACTTTTGAAAACGGTAAGAATCGTTTTGAGGCAATGGGGGATGTTGATGAGGCGATAGATTTTATGAGATTTTATGCCTTTCAGCTAGAAAAAAACAAAGGATTTTACAAACAAACTTCTCATCCAAACCCTCGTGAAAAAACTCAGACTATAATGAAACCATATGGTGTATGGGGTATTATTGCTCCGTTTAATTTTCCTTCAGCGATTGCAATAGGGATGACTACTGGTGCATTGATTACTGGAAATACTGCTGTTTTAAAACCTGCAAGTACTGCTCCGTTATCATCTTTTTATTTTGTAAATTTTTTGTTCTCAAAAATTCCTAATGGTGCAATTAATTTTGTTACGGGTTCAGGTAGTACTCTAGGAAAAACTTTGATTGAAAGTAAAGATGTTGATGGAATAGCATTTACAGGTTCAAGAGAAGTCGGAATGCAAGGTTTCCAAGAGTTCACCAAAACCACTACAAAGCCTTTCATTTCTGAAATGGGCGGAAAAAATCCGGCAATTGTAACCAAAAATGCCGATTTGGATAAGGCATCTGAAGGAGTAATGAATGCGGCTTTTGGATTTGGTGGACAAAAATGCAGTGCATGCTCTAGGGTTTATGTTCACAATGATGTCGCTGATCAATTCATTTCAAAGATAGTTGAGAAAACAAAGAAACTAAGAATAGGGATGCCTTGGCAAAAGGATGTGTTTTTGGGTCCTGTAATTAATAATGATGCCAAAATAAAATTTGAAAATGCAGTAAATCTTGCAAAGCAAGACGGAGAGATTCTTACAGGTGGAATAGTTCTTAATTCATCCGAACTTGAGAAGGGATATTTTGTGGAACCAACAATAGTTACAAAATTACCTGAAGACCATAAACTTGTCAAAGAGGAATTATTCTTACCCTTTCTATGCATTCAAAGATATGATACACTTGATGATGCAATCAAGCTTGCAAATCAAACAGAATATGGATTAACTGCAGGAATTTTTAGCAATGATGAAAAACAATTAGAAGAGTTTTTCTCAAAAATTCAGGCAGGTGTTGTGTATGCAAATCGTTTTGCAAGTGCAACAACTGCAGCATTAGTCTCTAGTCAACCATTTGTGGGATGGAAAAATTCCGGATCTACTGGAAAAGGAGCTGGTGGTGAAAATTATTTACAGCAATTCATGCGCAGTCAAACTCAAACCCGCTGTGATTGA
- a CDS encoding proline dehydrogenase family protein, with the protein MVSGTQLMEKVLFKIAKQWIAGNTIDDALTSAKNAYQSGRHAIVNKLGEYHTSKKQITTTVNEYQKIINSFRKWKIRGAVSVKPTQIGLSISQKECYRNFEKIILNARNAHVFVWLDMESSEHTDETIEIYNKFFSKYERLGIALQANLKRTEDDLIDLLRIGAKIRLVKGAYREKASISFKSKEDVDKNFVKLMKILFKKGNEFGIASHDGKIIKKAENLSKKYPKKFEFQMLKGIRDELKPKLIKKKFVVSDYIPYGVNWLPYSIRRIKERKRNILLLGSSLIQSQRV; encoded by the coding sequence GTGGTATCAGGAACTCAGTTGATGGAAAAGGTTTTGTTTAAAATAGCAAAACAATGGATTGCAGGCAACACAATAGATGACGCTCTAACATCTGCAAAAAATGCATATCAATCAGGAAGGCATGCAATTGTAAACAAACTAGGTGAATATCACACTTCAAAGAAACAGATCACTACAACAGTTAATGAATATCAAAAAATCATCAATTCCTTTAGAAAATGGAAAATTCGCGGAGCTGTATCAGTCAAACCTACACAGATAGGTCTTTCAATAAGTCAGAAAGAGTGTTACCGAAATTTTGAAAAAATTATTCTAAATGCACGAAATGCCCATGTTTTTGTCTGGCTTGACATGGAATCCTCAGAGCATACAGATGAGACTATAGAGATTTACAATAAATTTTTTTCAAAGTATGAGCGACTAGGAATTGCATTACAAGCAAATCTCAAAAGAACAGAGGATGATCTGATTGATTTGCTACGAATTGGGGCAAAAATTCGTCTAGTAAAAGGAGCATACAGAGAAAAAGCAAGCATATCCTTCAAATCAAAAGAAGATGTGGATAAAAATTTTGTAAAACTAATGAAGATATTATTCAAGAAAGGAAATGAGTTTGGAATAGCATCACATGATGGAAAAATAATAAAAAAGGCAGAAAATTTGTCAAAAAAATATCCAAAGAAATTTGAATTTCAAATGCTAAAAGGAATAAGAGATGAACTCAAACCAAAACTAATCAAAAAGAAATTTGTTGTATCAGATTATATTCCATATGGAGTTAATTGGTTACCATATTCAATTAGAAGGATCAAAGAAAGAAAAAGAAATATTTTGCTACTTGGAAGTTCATTGATTCAATCACAGCGGGTTTGA
- a CDS encoding winged helix-turn-helix transcriptional regulator, whose amino-acid sequence MSRDRKKMLESPQMQILDFIINNPSSHLRKIKNNLGFSMGTVQYHLNVLEKEGKIKSVKTKFYKNYYHIDESSDKVLSVFNLESPRSIILCLLQHEPSTHQDIAKRVGLSSSTVSWHMKRLLELNIVESEYSGKYTLYHLTSRKNVLENLRKCKSTTWNSMINNMVDVFSAFEQE is encoded by the coding sequence GTGAGTAGAGATCGTAAGAAAATGCTAGAATCCCCACAGATGCAGATCTTAGATTTTATAATTAACAATCCTAGTTCCCATCTAAGAAAAATTAAGAATAATCTAGGATTCTCAATGGGTACAGTTCAATACCATCTTAATGTTCTTGAAAAGGAAGGAAAAATCAAATCAGTCAAAACAAAGTTTTACAAAAATTATTACCACATTGACGAATCAAGCGATAAAGTACTTTCCGTATTTAATTTAGAATCCCCACGAAGTATCATTTTGTGTTTACTTCAACATGAGCCATCTACGCATCAAGACATAGCAAAAAGAGTCGGGTTATCATCTTCAACTGTTAGTTGGCACATGAAAAGATTATTGGAATTAAACATTGTAGAGTCAGAGTATTCTGGAAAATATACCCTATATCATCTCACCAGCAGAAAAAACGTTCTAGAGAATCTAAGGAAATGCAAATCAACCACATGGAACTCTATGATTAACAACATGGTAGATGTCTTTTCAGCATTTGAACAGGAATAA
- a CDS encoding thrombospondin type 3 repeat-containing protein yields MAVRRFFVIPIAIVISLSFTFFLLNSDGMSDANLLGFDMDKDGVPDSFDNCPRNTNFDQTDFDSDKLGDECDIDDDNDGLSDSLDQFDTDPEDWADFDFDGIGSFKDTDDDNDGILDVVDSSPLPISESLATKYLHDIRVCADMDEGTSRLVCYSAFFGKIAENEENNSDALELSIALSKIGTIDDCHFVSHEVGHVAYAENPNVIDNLIGMDGTMCRGGYFHGVLAAYFHEVQENNKKLPSDYKSICDDLIGSSNYQDCVHGLGHGLVHFFGEDLNSSLDMCHEMSFYQDRLCVKGVMMQYTDNVLTRQGMNQNTLSTLCDESELSSVDFMECSMSVGTTLSFFTNHDVEGGTEFCKLIKHEQSQNYCLEGLNLEIRDSEKYETDPLTLDEREKFQPQFVEGTSKVIDIQSPAVVSDFHFISEAGFISFVIDRPHYVVMYIPNEYVTSKMVVTVGGEIPDDLDAKRNVLGEDISMIRFVSENSGLVMITPLP; encoded by the coding sequence TTGGCAGTTCGTAGATTCTTCGTCATTCCTATTGCCATCGTAATTAGTTTGTCCTTTACTTTCTTCTTGTTAAATTCTGATGGTATGTCTGATGCAAATCTGCTTGGCTTTGATATGGACAAAGACGGAGTGCCTGATTCTTTTGATAACTGTCCAAGAAATACCAATTTTGATCAGACAGACTTTGATTCAGACAAATTGGGAGATGAATGTGATATTGATGATGATAATGACGGGCTTTCTGATTCACTTGATCAGTTCGACACAGATCCTGAAGACTGGGCAGACTTTGACTTTGACGGGATAGGATCATTCAAAGACACCGATGATGATAATGACGGGATTTTGGATGTGGTGGACTCTAGTCCTTTGCCCATTTCAGAAAGCTTGGCAACAAAATACCTCCATGACATACGTGTATGTGCTGACATGGATGAAGGTACATCGCGTCTTGTGTGCTATTCTGCGTTTTTTGGCAAGATTGCAGAAAACGAGGAAAATAATTCCGATGCACTAGAACTCTCAATTGCGTTATCTAAGATTGGAACGATTGATGACTGCCATTTTGTTTCTCATGAAGTAGGGCATGTTGCATACGCTGAGAATCCAAATGTAATTGACAATCTCATTGGAATGGATGGGACAATGTGCAGGGGTGGATATTTTCATGGTGTTTTAGCTGCGTATTTTCATGAAGTTCAAGAAAACAACAAAAAACTTCCCTCTGATTACAAATCAATATGTGATGATTTGATAGGTTCTTCAAACTATCAAGACTGTGTGCATGGATTGGGACACGGGTTGGTGCATTTTTTTGGTGAAGATCTAAACTCTTCTTTGGATATGTGTCATGAAATGTCCTTTTATCAGGACAGGCTGTGTGTCAAAGGCGTGATGATGCAGTATACTGATAATGTTCTGACCCGACAAGGAATGAATCAAAATACGCTTTCAACTTTGTGTGATGAATCAGAATTGAGCTCTGTTGATTTTATGGAATGCAGCATGTCAGTTGGAACAACTCTTTCATTTTTTACCAATCATGATGTGGAAGGAGGTACGGAATTTTGCAAATTAATCAAACATGAGCAATCTCAAAATTATTGTCTTGAAGGGTTGAATCTGGAGATTCGGGATTCAGAAAAATATGAAACAGATCCTTTGACACTAGATGAAAGAGAAAAATTCCAACCACAATTTGTAGAAGGAACATCCAAAGTAATTGACATTCAAAGTCCTGCAGTTGTCTCTGATTTTCACTTTATCTCTGAGGCAGGATTCATCTCATTTGTAATTGATCGGCCACACTATGTGGTAATGTATATTCCAAATGAGTATGTGACTTCGAAAATGGTAGTGACAGTTGGGGGAGAGATTCCTGATGATCTAGATGCCAAGAGAAATGTTTTGGGAGAAGATATCTCCATGATAAGATTTGTCTCTGAGAATTCAGGATTGGTAATGATTACGCCACTGCCCTGA
- a CDS encoding YnfA family protein, translating to MVEVASTIGIFFFAALLEIGGGYLVWKWLRDHKGKVLGLIGGLILFSYGIVMTLQPADFGKVYATYGGIFVVSSIIWGYWVDKKKPDRFEIIGSIIVLIGVAIMFYWPR from the coding sequence TTGGTCGAAGTAGCATCAACTATTGGCATTTTCTTTTTTGCAGCACTACTAGAGATTGGTGGAGGGTATCTTGTATGGAAATGGCTACGTGATCATAAGGGAAAGGTATTGGGTTTGATTGGTGGATTGATTTTATTTTCTTATGGAATTGTTATGACTTTGCAACCCGCAGACTTTGGAAAAGTGTATGCAACGTATGGAGGAATATTTGTAGTATCCTCAATTATTTGGGGATATTGGGTTGACAAGAAAAAACCAGACAGATTTGAGATAATAGGTTCCATTATTGTCTTGATAGGGGTTGCAATCATGTTTTATTGGCCTCGTTAA
- a CDS encoding YnfA family protein: protein MNNQPKNFFTSVLLFFLAGLCEIGGGYLVWLWIREDFGFVLGAIGGFVLFLYGIVPTFQKTHFHRVYAAYGGVFIVMSVFWGWLIDGVTPDNYDIVGTIIAVIGVLIIFYYPRKGEKIWSK from the coding sequence ATGAATAACCAACCAAAGAATTTTTTCACTTCAGTTTTGTTATTTTTTCTAGCTGGTCTTTGTGAGATTGGTGGTGGGTACCTAGTTTGGCTTTGGATACGTGAAGATTTTGGTTTTGTATTAGGGGCAATCGGAGGATTCGTGTTATTTTTGTATGGAATAGTCCCCACATTTCAGAAAACTCACTTTCATAGAGTCTATGCAGCTTATGGAGGAGTCTTTATTGTAATGTCAGTATTTTGGGGGTGGCTAATTGATGGAGTAACTCCTGACAACTATGACATCGTTGGAACAATAATTGCGGTTATTGGAGTCTTGATAATTTTCTACTATCCAAGAAAAGGAGAAAAAATTTGGTCGAAGTAG
- a CDS encoding winged helix-turn-helix transcriptional regulator, translated as MQDGRKSFRAISRELKISTPTIKARYDRLVNMGLIKSVRPEIDISKISVSAKKKLPNELVDYLKIQKKSLHINLDNLKVKLECEFCEGPIHEKPKVLKFADIERFFCCSSCKNDYREKYGGRIQSLIEEYEENKKMKKA; from the coding sequence ATGCAGGATGGAAGGAAATCCTTTCGAGCTATCTCTAGAGAACTTAAAATCAGCACTCCTACCATTAAAGCAAGATATGATAGGTTGGTAAATATGGGATTGATTAAATCTGTACGCCCAGAAATTGACATTTCAAAAATTTCAGTTAGCGCTAAGAAAAAACTTCCAAACGAATTGGTAGATTATCTAAAGATTCAAAAAAAGAGTCTTCACATCAATCTTGACAATCTCAAGGTAAAACTAGAATGTGAATTTTGTGAAGGGCCAATTCATGAAAAACCCAAAGTATTAAAATTTGCAGATATTGAGAGATTTTTCTGCTGTAGTTCGTGTAAAAATGACTACCGGGAAAAATATGGTGGAAGAATACAATCTTTAATTGAAGAATATGAAGAAAATAAAAAAATGAAAAAAGCCTAA
- a CDS encoding DUF4396 domain-containing protein, which produces MNQNNHTTHAKHGLTSTNLRKETIKHTLRCLLGCNIGEVTGMILGFHYNWDFISTLILAVSLAFATGYAFTIIPMLKTLSLKQAARVAIVGDTASIASMEFAENTAAFLIPGFIGAHLFGPIFWIGLAIILPVGFLASYPIMYWAMKKEVQKGKKPSCH; this is translated from the coding sequence ATGAATCAAAACAACCACACAACTCATGCAAAACATGGACTAACGTCTACTAATTTGCGTAAAGAGACAATAAAGCACACCCTTAGATGTTTGCTAGGATGCAACATTGGAGAAGTTACTGGAATGATATTGGGATTCCATTACAATTGGGATTTTATTTCTACCCTGATTCTTGCTGTGAGTTTAGCCTTTGCAACAGGTTACGCTTTTACAATAATTCCAATGCTCAAGACACTATCTCTAAAACAAGCAGCTAGAGTTGCAATTGTGGGAGATACTGCAAGCATAGCATCAATGGAATTTGCTGAAAACACTGCAGCATTTCTAATTCCGGGATTTATTGGCGCACATTTGTTTGGTCCTATCTTCTGGATTGGATTGGCAATAATATTGCCTGTTGGATTTTTGGCATCATACCCAATAATGTACTGGGCTATGAAAAAAGAAGTCCAAAAAGGGAAAAAGCCTTCATGCCATTAG
- a CDS encoding DoxX family protein: MIKLQQKQQPNKIQELTYWGIRASVGIIFFVYGMQKFDPVWRDHLIGFGLPPELQIPIALAETIGGMFLIVGFMTRITGVIFSIILLDAIFHIRWENGFFISQGGWDYDLALLAMMLFIIATGTGKISINSKLKIPKILQ, encoded by the coding sequence ATGATTAAACTACAACAAAAACAACAACCAAACAAAATCCAAGAATTAACCTATTGGGGAATTAGAGCCTCAGTTGGAATAATATTTTTTGTATATGGTATGCAAAAATTCGATCCAGTATGGCGGGATCATTTAATTGGTTTTGGACTTCCTCCAGAACTGCAAATCCCTATTGCGTTGGCTGAAACCATAGGCGGTATGTTTCTCATAGTTGGATTTATGACTAGAATCACTGGTGTCATATTTAGCATAATTCTATTGGATGCAATATTTCACATTAGATGGGAAAACGGATTCTTCATATCTCAAGGTGGTTGGGATTATGATCTTGCACTTCTTGCAATGATGTTATTTATCATTGCAACTGGAACTGGTAAAATCTCCATCAATTCAAAACTGAAGATTCCAAAAATTCTTCAGTGA
- a CDS encoding choice-of-anchor C family protein: protein MTKTILSTIFLSTILLTSLIATAGLQTANATTNLVVNGSFEEDPTSICPTWFVILSAGSTVINGWTIDGTSIDWICTLWEASDDTKSIDLAGTPGPGKISQEIPTVVGATYDVSFDMAGNPTLCGDGNIKTMKVSVASYEDQIDFDITGKSNTNMGWETQTFSFVAESSTSTLSFESINDIYCGVALDNVSVIESVPPVTPVDIDIKPGSDVNPVNTKSKGVIPVAVYSTADFDATTIDPDTVVFGPNGAAESHGKAHIEDVNGDGLDDVVLHFKTQESGIAKGDTEATLTGATFDGTAIEGSDNIRTK from the coding sequence ATGACTAAAACAATACTATCGACAATATTTCTATCGACAATTCTTTTGACATCTTTGATTGCCACTGCTGGCCTTCAAACTGCAAATGCTACAACTAATCTTGTAGTTAATGGAAGTTTTGAAGAAGATCCTACCTCAATCTGTCCTACTTGGTTCGTTATATTATCTGCAGGTTCAACTGTCATTAATGGATGGACTATAGATGGAACTTCTATTGATTGGATTTGTACACTTTGGGAAGCATCAGATGATACAAAAAGCATTGATCTAGCTGGAACCCCAGGACCAGGCAAAATCTCACAAGAGATTCCTACAGTAGTAGGAGCCACTTATGACGTGTCTTTTGATATGGCAGGAAATCCAACTTTATGTGGAGATGGCAATATCAAAACCATGAAAGTTTCTGTAGCTTCATATGAAGACCAGATTGATTTTGATATTACAGGAAAATCAAATACTAACATGGGCTGGGAAACACAGACATTTTCATTTGTTGCAGAGTCCTCTACTAGTACGTTAAGCTTTGAGAGCATTAATGATATTTACTGTGGAGTTGCACTTGATAATGTCTCAGTTATAGAGAGTGTTCCACCTGTGACTCCAGTAGATATTGATATCAAACCAGGAAGCGATGTAAATCCAGTTAATACAAAAAGCAAGGGAGTAATCCCAGTAGCTGTGTATTCAACTGCAGACTTTGATGCAACCACAATTGATCCAGATACAGTAGTATTTGGACCAAACGGAGCAGCAGAATCTCACGGTAAAGCACACATTGAAGATGTTAATGGTGACGGACTAGATGATGTTGTACTTCATTTCAAGACTCAAGAGTCTGGAATAGCAAAAGGTGATACTGAGGCAACTCTCACTGGTGCAACATTTGATGGAACTGCAATAGAAGGCAGCGACAACATCAGAACAAAATAG